A segment of the Fibrobacter succinogenes subsp. succinogenes S85 genome:
CGATCGCGTAAAGCCGCTTTGCCCGCTGTACGGCAAGTGTGGCGGTTGCAGCTTGCAACATCTTGCCTCTGAAAAGCAAGCGGAATATCTCGAAAAAGTCGAACGCGAAAATTTCAAGCGCCTCGCTCATGCGGAACTGCCTGAAGATTTTGTTATCCACACAGGGAATGCGTGGGGCTACAGAAACCGCGCTCGTGTCGTGTTTCGCGGCAATTCCGGTTATGGTGCTGCAAAACGAGCGGCCTTTGGTTTCCGTGGTGAAGAAAGCAATAACATCGTCCCGTTTGAAAAATGCCCTGTGCTCACGGATGGCTTGAATGAATTCTTGCGTGGGCCTGCCGCGACGCTTCTCGCGGATAATTGCCATTCGGGCGGTCGCCGCGATGTCGATGTGAACATTTTCGATAACGGTGCTGGCGAAATCTCGTTCTATTACCCGGGAATGCACAAGTCCGACTTTGACGCACATGCCATAAGCCATGTCGAAATTGCAGGCCGCAAAATCGAAGCGGATGCTTCTGTATTTTTCCAGAGCAACTTGGGGCTTTTGCCGGAACTTGTCGAATCCGTCCGTAAGGCTGTGGATGAAGGCTTGGCGAGTGGCAAGTCTTCTGACGCTTGGCTGATTGACTTGTTCAGCGGCGTTGGTTTCTTTGCCTGTATTTTGCAGGACAAGTTCAGAAAGATTACGACTGTCGAACGTGAAGAAGGCTGCCTTAAACATGCGAAAGTTAATTTGTCTGTCCCTGCGGCGTTCCCCGAAGATTCTGCGGCATCTCGGGATTGCGTGGCTTCTCGCACCTCGGAAATTGAAAACGTCTCGGCCCCTGCCGAAGATTGGCTCGTCGAAAACGTCGTTGATGTCCCCGCCACCCTCATCGTTGACCCTCCGCGAACAGGCCTCCCCAAAGAAGCTTTGACTGCCATCGTGAAAAGCTCTGTCAACCGCCTGATTTACGTTTCTTGCGACCCGGTGACGCTTGCACGCGACTTTGCCAAGTTCTCCGAGGCCGGATTTGCCCTTTCTCACGCCGAAGGCTTTGCTTTTTACCCTCAAACGCCCCATCTTGAGATGATGTTTGTACTTGACAGATAGTTTTTTGCTATTTTGGAAAGTGCTGTTGGGCAAAAAAGAGAGGGATACAATGAACAAAAAACAGAAAGTCGTTATGCTTGCAACTTTAGCCTTGGGTGGGCTTTTTGCAGGTTGCTCAAAATCTGAACCCATTATCGCCTGTGGCCGTGAATGGAATCCGGCTGTGGGTTATGTAGCCGATACGGGTAGCGTATTCAGGATGGCTGATGAACTCATCATCCAGTTGCGTTATGGAACGGGTTTTGATTTTAATACTTTGAAATTTGCCTTTTACGAAGGAACGCTCGCTAGTAAGGGCGAAAAACTTTGGGAACACGATTTCCATGTTTCTAATAAAATGGAAGCATTTACGCTTGAAGCCCGCTCGCGTCGCGGTGGCTATGCAACCGCCCGTGAAATGACGAAGCTCAAGGCGCCGGGAACTGTTGTTGTCGAAGTCTCCTCCGAAAAGGGTGTGATTGCTTCGAAACAGTTGTCTATTGTCAATCAATAATTGGTTATCTTGATGAATAAAATAAAATTCTTGAGTGGAATGTTTGCTGCTGCAATGCTCACCGCTTGTGGCGAATCTGAAGTATCTGTTGACTATAAATTAAACGCTCCTGTTACGCTTGAAATGTACACCGAAAGCTATTATGCGACGTTGGACTTGAAGGGCGAAGAAAAGATGGGGACGATTACAGCGACGTATGCCGATTTGAACTACTCTTCAAAAGGCGATACGACGTTTGTCAAGCGCAATTACGTGATTGACAAGTCTCGCGGATACCTCAAGAATTTTATGCCGACGGAACTCGCCTGGCGCATCAAGGAAGTGAGCCTTGCCGCCGTGGACCGCAATGTGACGAGCCTTACCGGCATTGATGATGGCTATGACACGTTGCTTGCCCATGTCCCGATGCCGAGCCGCTGGCGCGAACAGCTTTTGAATCCTGAATTCAAGCCGCATCTCAAGCGCTTGGAAAAGCACCGCTGGGAAATGGACCACTTGCTCAAGGGCGTTGTGCCGGTCAAGGGCAATGTGACAGAGCTCCTCAAACAGCAGGGGCGCTTGAACTTTGCGCTTATCAAGGTGGACTCCGTGGTGACGAAGGGCTTTACGAATCGCGACCACCGCAAGTGTTTGGACTACGTCGTCTACTTGCAAGAAACGGAAAGCTTCCCGTATTTCATCTGGGAACAGCACGTGGGCAGCAAGATTGTGCCGGACAAGTTTAAGGCTTACACCGCAGGCCTCAAGGGCGAATACCGCACCGAGTTCGAAGTCATGATTGAACCGGAAACGGGTCTCCCGTGCCAGGAACGTGAAGTCAAGGTCGGAACGCACACGATGATCCACCCCGAAACAAAGGATACTGTCACGTTCACGAGCCACATCTCGTACGAAAGACTTTACAATACCAAGCGTGACATCCCCGACGCCGCCGAGCAATAACTAAGTTCTGCCAACTAATTTTTGTACTTTGAAAAGCATGCGAATTTTACCATTCTTCCTTCTCCCTGTCGCGATGAACTTCATCGGTTGCGCGACGCATGTTTCGTCGCAGCAGACCATGACTGATGACCGTAATCTCGTTTACGAGGACACGTACAAGGCGTACCGCGAGGCCGAAGAAAAGTATTTGAACTTGCTGTTCAATATTGAACGCATGCCCGAGGAAGAAGAACTTTGGGTGATGAAGCGCGAACGCATGCTTGAACTCATGCAACTCAAGGAGCTTATGCTGAACGCCCGCTTGGAACTTGATGGCGCTATCCAGGAATGGGAACGCCACTTGCTGGATGTTCAGGCCGAGGTGAAATCTCGTGACATCAAGAAACTCAATCCGAATTTCAAAGGCCGCGATGCGGAGCGCACCAGCCCCGGACAACTCCTCCCCGGCGAATCCAAAAATCCAAGCTTCAACTACTAAACATTAAACAAAAAAGCGGCCTTCGCCGCTTTTTTTATTGCCAGCTGTTCGCAAAACCCATCCCAATGGAAAACTTGATTCTCGTGGGGCAGATATCCCTGTGCAATAGAGGCAATTCAATCGGAGTCAACTTCCGCCCGCCACGCAAATCCTTGTCCTCGCCAATGCGGCTCAGACCGCGAGCAAACGTGAGCGAAATATCGAACGGAATATTTCCCCAAATCTTGTTGCTCATGCGGAAACTCAAACCCACGGAACGGTCCCAGAATTCATGTTTGGTGAGCTTGTCTGTGAAGAAGTCTCCGTTCCATGCGGCTCCAATTAGAGCAAACAAGTCAACGTACAAACTGCGTGTCGAGAAAATCCAGAGGTCGTGTCTCCAGTCATCGTAAATCGGGTAGAGATAGTGGAGCTCCGCCATTGCCGTCTTTGTACCCGAGAGCGTGTAGTCTTCGTTGCTGCGTAAGTACGGGTAACCATCGAGGAATACTGGCGTGTAATAGTACGAATCCAGCGTATCGCTCACGTCATCGGTGCTCCAATGGAGGTAACTCGTGATTTTTCCGCCAGCAGCAAGTCGTGCGTGGAGGAGAGGCGTCTGCACGCTTCCGTAAAGGTTCAAACCGAACTGGTGGAGTGCAAAGTTTCTGTAATGAGATTCAATTTTGCCGTTTTCGGTGACGTAAAGTGATCCGGGGCGGCTAAGGTCGCTGTTGGCGTACTGGTAATAGGCAAAGAGACCGTTTCCTTGTCCGGAAATTCCCGAACCACCTTCGCCTTCGTTGTCGCCGTAAAGACCAAAACCAATTGTAGCGCTAAATCGTTTTTGGTACGTCCATTCGATTCTTTCATCGTAGAAGTTGACGTTTGCCCAATCGTAGCTGATGGCCGCTTGCAATGTATCAATGCTCTTGAAAATGCTGTAGCCAGCGGTACCCGTAATGGCTTGCATGGCGTAGGAATAGCGGCTGGAGCCGACACTGTCTGCTACGTTTGACCCCACGCCTTCGTAACGCATGGTTTCTTCGTTTGTGTAGTTCGCATAACTGTACGAAAGCCCAAGGTCAATAGGCGTGCTGCGGTTATCCCATGCAATAAAGAATTCCTTTTCTATTTCGGGATTGAGACCGTCTGTGTTGATGTAGTCAAAGCCTTTGCCGAGTTCCAGCATCAGTCCTAGCTGTACCGTGTTTTTCTTGAGAGCGTCACTGATGACGACAGCAAGGCCAAGCTTAGCCTTGACTTCGCCTTCGCCAAAGACGGTCATGCTCGGGGCGTTTTCGGAGATGCTGAAAATCGGGACGAACAGCGGAATGTTCGGAATCGGCTTGTAGTTTCGTTCGGCGCCTGCAAATTCGCGGTCAATGAGTTCAAGCTCTTTGTGCTGCTTTTGCGGGAGCGTTCCATGCAAGATGATTTCGCGTTGTGTCGAATCAATGATGGCTACTTTGATTGTATCGCGGTGCTCCACCTGGATCACGTCCTTGTGCAAAACGACTTGTGTGCATTTGGCGGAATCGGCGGTGTTCGCGTCTGCAACATTAACTGCGGCCGCGGTCTTCGTTGAATCAACGGACTTTGTTGTGTCGGCACATGCGACCTGGATTGTGTCTGCCTTTTGCAAAACGCTATCGCGTACAGTCACGACAACACTGTCGCGGAATATGGGTTCTGCTTCTTTACTGTAAGGCAACTTGTAAAGCGAGAAACCGTCCTTGTCATATTGCGTAAAGAATATCGTATCGCCAGCGAGAGTCGGCGTGAATGCGCCACCGACTACGTTTGTGAGGGCGCGTTCCTTGCCGGTGTTCAGGTCCTTTTCAATCAAGTTGAAAATGTTGTTGCGGTTGCTTGCGAAAATAATCTTGTCGTTGTCAATCCAGTTGACATCGCGTTCGTCATAGCCTGCGGTGCTTACGATTTTGAAGTTTGCACCGTTTGTGTCCACAACGGCAATCCCGCGTTGCGTATCGTCAAAGAAACTAAATGCGATTCGCTTTCCGTCAGGGCTGAACTTCGGGCTGTAAATATTATAGTAGAGCAGCGAAGAATCGGGCTTGAAAATATCAATCGGATCTTCAGCAGAAATTTTTTTCAAGTCGCTCGAGAATGGAACCTTGCTCAATACAAATCGCGTGCTGAACGGCTCGCGGCGCACGAACACGATTGAAGTACCCTGCTTGTTGAACGACGGATAGACTGCATCGGTGAGGTAGGTGAGTGTAGCTTCGTTCTTGCTTGTATCGCTCACGGCAACGTCAAAGTGGGCATGGCCATCCTTGTCGCGATTCTGGTAGCTGATGTAGGTGAGGAATGGGCCATGTACGCTATCGTTGTAAACGTCAATGCCCTTGTCGAACCAGGGCTTTTTCGCCCTAAATCCGGATTTTGCAAAATCACCAATGTTGATGAGACTGTCGGTGGGTTCTGTTTCAATTGCGATATCGCCAATCTCTACACCATCGACAACATTACTTGAATCGGCGGCACTTGTGGAGTCTTCTTTCGTCTCTCGTCTCTCGTCTTTCGTCTTTAAAGTATCCGAAAGCGGAATCTTGAAAACAGCTCCGTCAAACCATGGACCGCCAAAGTTTGAAATACCGTAAAGGTTGTTGCCGCTCACGACAGGGAAGTCCTGCCAGAAGGCGTCCTTCGTCATCTTGATACCTTCGACAAGCGTGCCGAGAGAATCTTTTTGTGCCTGATAATACTCGGTAATTTCTTTTTTCCAGTTGTCGTAAAGTTGCTGTTCGGAGATGCCTAAAACTTTCTTGATAGCACCGTTAAGCGTGGCGCGGTAGGGCTTTCCGAGTTCATGCCAAATTTTAGGGACGGCGTCTTCACCGTAATGCTTGGCGATGTAGAGTACGAGAGAAAATCCCTGTGTGTAGGGGCCGAGTTCTGCAAACAGCGAATTGTCTGAGAATTCGTGCATGTAGGGGAGTGTCATGAGGCTGTCGTTCAAGGCTGCAGTGCGGAGGAGCATGTCGCGATGCGTGTCCCAGGCGTCAAAACCCATGCGTGAAGATTCGTATTGCGCAGTACCTTCGGCAAACCAAAGCGGCTGCAACGTGAACGGAATCATTGTGAGGAAGTCGCTTCTCGTGCGTTCATTATAGTAGTCCGTGTAGCTGAACTGGAAGCCGTAAAGGTTCGGGACAATTTTAGCCCCGCTCTCAATGCTCACGAGATGGCTAAATTCATGCGTCACCACATCCGAAATCCAGCCGTGGCTGCTGCGAATTTTGAAATCCCAGTTGGTGAGCCAGAGGTTCAGTGCATTTTCGCTCGGGATGGCGCTGCCGTTGCTGTAAAGGGCATTGTTCAAGACCGCATTGATGCGTGGGAGCGGCTTGTTGTAGCGGCTCGTGACGGAATCGTAAACGGCTTCGGCGTAAGCGGAAACTTTAGCGGCGTGGGTTGAATATTCAACAGGGTAGATGAACTGGAAATGTTCCGTGCCTGCGGTTTTCCACTTGATATCGCTCTGGTTGCCGTAAAAGCCGGCGGCGCTTGCTGTTCCCGCTAAAAATGCGGTACAGACTGCAAAAATGCTCTTAATCTTAATCTTCATGGTAGTAATTTAGAATTTTGAGCGTGGGCGGGAAAACAAAAACATACAGAAAAACCGCATGATTGCTCATGCGGTTGCTTTGGAGGAGATGAGGATTATTTTTACACTCATAAAAATACGTAATAAGCTTGGCATAAAATGTTTATAAAGCTGGGTTTTGTAATGTATCTGTGTCAACTGTATCCATTGCGCCATTCCTGTTACTTCCTACTTCTAACTTCCAACTTCCTACCGTCTACTTCCTACTAAAAAAGCCACGCATTTCTGCGTGACCTTTTTTTGAGGGGGTTTTAAGGAGAGACTTATTTGCTACCGACGCCGAGTGCCTTGTCGAGGCCTTCAATCAACTTGCCGTTTTCGATCACGGAGAAGTTGCCGGTGTAGCCCCAGTGCGTCCAAGGAATCTGGAGGGTATCGCAGATTTCGCGCATGGCCGTGAGGTAGTTGAGGCGGGATTCAGCGGTAGAGCGGAGGTTCAATGCGCCGAATTCGTTGATGATCACCGGTACGTTGTTGGTGGCGGCCCACTTCTTGGCCTTGAGAATCTGTTCCAAGATGGCTTCCTTGCTGCCGGTCTTGTAGTAGTTCTTGATGTTGGTTTTCACGTAGGACTTTGTGCTCTTGTTGACACCGAAGTCGCCAGAAACCGTAGACCACTTTGCCGGATCGTAGGGGAACGGAATATCGTGGATGGTGGCGTAGTCCGTCCAGGAACCGCCCTGATGCGTGAAGGCGAACGGTTCGTAGGTGTGGATCACGTAGATGATGTTGTCATCGGTGAACGGAGTGCGCTTGGCGAGGAGCGTGATGGAGTACCACTGGGCATCACCGAAGAGGATGGTGTGCTTGGTATCAACCGTGCGGATGGCGTCAATCATGGCCTGGGCTGCGGTGGTCCATGTTGCTGCAGTGACCTTACCATCGCTCATGTCCGGTTCGTTCAAGAGTTCGAAGAACAAGTCTTCGCGGGGGCTTTCGGCGTAGTGGGCTGCAACATGCTTCCACGTTTCTGCCATCATCTTGATGTAGTTGGGGTCCTTAGCGCTGGTGGTGTTGTAGCTGTTGTCATATTCATGGTAGTCAATCACGAAAGACATGTTGTACTTGGCGGTCCATTCTACGAAGGAGTCGAGAACCAGGAACAAGGTGTCGTCATCGAACTTGAGTTCTGTGTCGGTGCCTGCGATGAATGCGTCACGGTTTGTGGCATAGAGGTCAAGGTCAATCGGCAAGCGGAGGCTCTTGAATCCGTTGTCGGCAAGAATCTTGACGTCGCTTTCGCCCAATTCAAAGGACTTGAACTTGCCATCTGCGTTTTCGAGCCAGTTGGTAAAGTTGACACCCTTGTTGAGGTACTTCATGGCCTTTTCCTGCAACGGGTTCGTCACAGTGATTTCAGCTTCGGTAAATTCAACGACCGGAATGACCGGGTCCTTGATTTCCATATCCGGCTGGTCCTTTTCAACTTCGGAAGAATCCTGCAGGTAGATGTTGTCGATGAAGAGGGAGTCGGTCACGAGCTTGCTCTTGTTTCCCTTGGCCTGGAAGCTGATTGCCATGATGTGCTTGGCGTCGAACGGAATTTCCTTGCCCCAGCCACCTTGAACGAGGTCCTTGAAGCGGACGACAGCCTGCTTCCATGTGCGGGATGCCGGGAACTTGGCGAGATGCACGTCGTAGTCTTCGACGTCGGTGATTTCGATATGTACTTCGTGTGCGCCGCCCTTGTACCAGTAGGTAAGGCCGCCGAAATGTCCGTTGGCTTCGTCCGGTGCGACCTGCACGCCCCAGCCTACGTACGGATCGTATTCGTAATCGCCTCTATCAAGCGTGTAGTTGACTTGCAAGGCGTAGTTGGAACCGTTGTTGACGCGGCCCGGGATGATGTTTTCTTCTTCGTTTAGCGGAGTCGTGATGATGGATGCACCACCGTTGTCGTTATCGTTGTAGGTGTACCAGTAATCACCGATTTTGCTCAAGTTATCGCCATCTTCAAAGTCATCGACCAAAGTGCCGAGACCTTCCGGCATGGTAATAGGACCTTCTGCAGGGAGCGTAGACGGGTCGACCACTGCGGCAGAGCTGGAGGTCGGGTCAATGACAGCGTCGCTAGAGGTCGGGCTCATGTCGCTGCTAGAAACCGGAACCTGATTTTCGGCACCCGGAACCGGATTGTTGGCGAACAGTGCCTGGGTATTTTCATCGCCACAGGCGGTAAGTGCCATCACGGTTGCGATACCGAGAACGCTCATTTTGGGATAGAAATTCTTGAGTTGCATAAAACCCTCTTAAGGTGATTTTTTCTTTTTTACCAAAGATATATTTGGGGGTCGGTTTTATGCTATGTAAAATGATATATCGGAATAAAAAGTGTAATAAGTGTTTTGGTCTAAAAGTCCACTTTCTGTACGAAAAACGTTAAAAAATATTTTATTTAACTGACGCAAAGCGTTTGACAAACGTTATTCTTTTTATCTTTGGTTTTGGATGCGCTATTTTTCGGAAATTTACCACGAATCAACCCAGTACATTCCCCATGGAAGCGGGGATCCCGTCATTATGCACTGGGAAAAGCAAGCGTATGCCGATAAGCGTTATGAGGGGTGCAATCGCTATCCTCTGACGGCCGCATTCATGCCGCTTTTGGCACCGATTTCGGCGGATTATCTGAATCCGGTTTGCGTCTATGCCGTGGTGCATGGGGGAGAGGTTCCCGATGGCGTTTACTACGTGGACCGTGCAGAATCGAAGCTTGTCAAGATTGGCGGTGTCGATGTCCGCAAGGCGATTCTTGCATCGTTTCCGGAACAGGAATTTATAACCGAAGCGCAGACGATTTTCATTTACACGGGGCTCCTGGAACGTGCTGTTTGGCGGTTCCGCGAGGCGGCATATCGTCAGGTGCAAATGGACGTGGGCTCTGCTTGTGCCAATACGATTCTTTT
Coding sequences within it:
- a CDS encoding class I SAM-dependent RNA methyltransferase, which codes for MADFRRNNRFKGNGSSFKGTRLNHNNDRRDGRRELGRQQGGECFTLRIEKMVQGGEGMARLEDGRVCFVAGALPGELCKVRLTFQKKDFTKGRVVEVLEASPDRVKPLCPLYGKCGGCSLQHLASEKQAEYLEKVERENFKRLAHAELPEDFVIHTGNAWGYRNRARVVFRGNSGYGAAKRAAFGFRGEESNNIVPFEKCPVLTDGLNEFLRGPAATLLADNCHSGGRRDVDVNIFDNGAGEISFYYPGMHKSDFDAHAISHVEIAGRKIEADASVFFQSNLGLLPELVESVRKAVDEGLASGKSSDAWLIDLFSGVGFFACILQDKFRKITTVEREEGCLKHAKVNLSVPAAFPEDSAASRDCVASRTSEIENVSAPAEDWLVENVVDVPATLIVDPPRTGLPKEALTAIVKSSVNRLIYVSCDPVTLARDFAKFSEAGFALSHAEGFAFYPQTPHLEMMFVLDR
- a CDS encoding TolB family protein, with the translated sequence MKIKIKSIFAVCTAFLAGTASAAGFYGNQSDIKWKTAGTEHFQFIYPVEYSTHAAKVSAYAEAVYDSVTSRYNKPLPRINAVLNNALYSNGSAIPSENALNLWLTNWDFKIRSSHGWISDVVTHEFSHLVSIESGAKIVPNLYGFQFSYTDYYNERTRSDFLTMIPFTLQPLWFAEGTAQYESSRMGFDAWDTHRDMLLRTAALNDSLMTLPYMHEFSDNSLFAELGPYTQGFSLVLYIAKHYGEDAVPKIWHELGKPYRATLNGAIKKVLGISEQQLYDNWKKEITEYYQAQKDSLGTLVEGIKMTKDAFWQDFPVVSGNNLYGISNFGGPWFDGAVFKIPLSDTLKTKDERRETKEDSTSAADSSNVVDGVEIGDIAIETEPTDSLINIGDFAKSGFRAKKPWFDKGIDVYNDSVHGPFLTYISYQNRDKDGHAHFDVAVSDTSKNEATLTYLTDAVYPSFNKQGTSIVFVRREPFSTRFVLSKVPFSSDLKKISAEDPIDIFKPDSSLLYYNIYSPKFSPDGKRIAFSFFDDTQRGIAVVDTNGANFKIVSTAGYDERDVNWIDNDKIIFASNRNNIFNLIEKDLNTGKERALTNVVGGAFTPTLAGDTIFFTQYDKDGFSLYKLPYSKEAEPIFRDSVVVTVRDSVLQKADTIQVACADTTKSVDSTKTAAAVNVADANTADSAKCTQVVLHKDVIQVEHRDTIKVAIIDSTQREIILHGTLPQKQHKELELIDREFAGAERNYKPIPNIPLFVPIFSISENAPSMTVFGEGEVKAKLGLAVVISDALKKNTVQLGLMLELGKGFDYINTDGLNPEIEKEFFIAWDNRSTPIDLGLSYSYANYTNEETMRYEGVGSNVADSVGSSRYSYAMQAITGTAGYSIFKSIDTLQAAISYDWANVNFYDERIEWTYQKRFSATIGFGLYGDNEGEGGSGISGQGNGLFAYYQYANSDLSRPGSLYVTENGKIESHYRNFALHQFGLNLYGSVQTPLLHARLAAGGKITSYLHWSTDDVSDTLDSYYYTPVFLDGYPYLRSNEDYTLSGTKTAMAELHYLYPIYDDWRHDLWIFSTRSLYVDLFALIGAAWNGDFFTDKLTKHEFWDRSVGLSFRMSNKIWGNIPFDISLTFARGLSRIGEDKDLRGGRKLTPIELPLLHRDICPTRIKFSIGMGFANSWQ
- a CDS encoding cellulase family glycosylhydrolase, which produces MQLKNFYPKMSVLGIATVMALTACGDENTQALFANNPVPGAENQVPVSSSDMSPTSSDAVIDPTSSSAAVVDPSTLPAEGPITMPEGLGTLVDDFEDGDNLSKIGDYWYTYNDNDNGGASIITTPLNEEENIIPGRVNNGSNYALQVNYTLDRGDYEYDPYVGWGVQVAPDEANGHFGGLTYWYKGGAHEVHIEITDVEDYDVHLAKFPASRTWKQAVVRFKDLVQGGWGKEIPFDAKHIMAISFQAKGNKSKLVTDSLFIDNIYLQDSSEVEKDQPDMEIKDPVIPVVEFTEAEITVTNPLQEKAMKYLNKGVNFTNWLENADGKFKSFELGESDVKILADNGFKSLRLPIDLDLYATNRDAFIAGTDTELKFDDDTLFLVLDSFVEWTAKYNMSFVIDYHEYDNSYNTTSAKDPNYIKMMAETWKHVAAHYAESPREDLFFELLNEPDMSDGKVTAATWTTAAQAMIDAIRTVDTKHTILFGDAQWYSITLLAKRTPFTDDNIIYVIHTYEPFAFTHQGGSWTDYATIHDIPFPYDPAKWSTVSGDFGVNKSTKSYVKTNIKNYYKTGSKEAILEQILKAKKWAATNNVPVIINEFGALNLRSTAESRLNYLTAMREICDTLQIPWTHWGYTGNFSVIENGKLIEGLDKALGVGSK